The Sulfurimonas sp. genome includes the window AGTTAGCAAAACTATATGAAAATATTGACCCCGTATATGATTTAATACCTATAAAACCTGTTGCTCACTATACTATGGGAGGGATAGAGGTAGATGACAATACTATGACAAATATTAAGGGTTTATTTGCTGTTGGAGAGTGTGCAAATCATAGAGTTCATGGAGCGAATAGACTTGGAGGAAACTCTCTTTTAGAGTTAATAGTTTTTGGAAAACAAGCAGGAAAAAGTGCCTCTAAGTTTGCTTTAGGTGTAGATGCTCAAAGAATATGTAAAGAACAAGTAAGCCTAGAGATTTTTTTCAAAAAACCAAGTTTTGATTTTTATAAAATAAAGGAACAACTTGCTAGCTCTTTTTATGAAAATGTTGGTATATCAAGAGATGGAGATGGTCTTCAAAAAGTTTTTGATGAGGTAGAAGTATATAAAAGTCAACTTGCTGATATGGGTGTAGAGGATAACTCAAAAATTTATAACACTAACCTAGTAGAGTTTTTAGAATTTAAGAATATGTTGGAGTTGGCTAGTTTAGTTCTAAATAGTGCAATGCAAAGAAAAGAGAGTAGGGGTTCTCACTTTAGAACTGATTTCCCACAAGAAAATGGAGTGAAGAAGTGAAAATCTTTGTACAAAGACAAACTAAAGTAGAGTATGAAGTTCAGATGCAAGGTGCTACTCTTTTAGAAGTTTTACAAAATATAAAGACTTCTCAAGACTCAAGCTTAAGTTTTACTAGTGGATGCAGAAGTTGTGTATGTGGGAGTTGTGCTGTTCGTGTAAATGGCAGAGAAGTTTTGGCTTGTTCTTATAAAGTACAAGAAGGTGATCTTGTAGAGCCACAAAAAAATTCTGAGCTTATTCGTGATTTAGTTGTAAATATGGACAAAGCATACAAGTTCAATAAAAAAGCAAAAGCTTGGCAAAATCCATTTATTTCAGATGCAAAACCAACACAAGAAAATGAAAAAATAAATGAGATTCAAAGTGATTGTATTTTGTGTGGCTCATGCTATAGTGCTTGTCCTGTTTATAGTGTAAATGAAGATTTTTTAGGACCATTTTCA containing:
- a CDS encoding succinate dehydrogenase/fumarate reductase iron-sulfur subunit is translated as MKIFVQRQTKVEYEVQMQGATLLEVLQNIKTSQDSSLSFTSGCRSCVCGSCAVRVNGREVLACSYKVQEGDLVEPQKNSELIRDLVVNMDKAYKFNKKAKAWQNPFISDAKPTQENEKINEIQSDCILCGSCYSACPVYSVNEDFLGPFSLTRVWRYVSDVRDSDESSKIDAIQVSGIWDCTLCNECTLVCPQNISSKADIEKLRAKSMMKGYSDPNFTSFGSYGSFDGSLSF